A region from the Phaenicophaeus curvirostris isolate KB17595 chromosome 3, BPBGC_Pcur_1.0, whole genome shotgun sequence genome encodes:
- the IMPA2 gene encoding inositol monophosphatase 2: MKPCEEEEEGGAGAAAGGGDPWKECAEVAAQLARRAGQIIRKALTEEKQVSTKTSAADLVTETDHFVENLIISVLKEKFPSHRFIAEESTAAGSKCVLTDSPTWIIDPVDGTCNFVHRFPTVAVSIGFAVNKELEFGVIYHCTEERLYTGRRGQGAFCNDKRLQVSKETDISKALILTEIGPKRDPATLKLFLGNIERLLKAQAHGVRVIGSSTLALCHLASGAADAYYQFGLHCWDLAAATIIIREAGGTVIDTSGGPLDLMSCRVIAAGTREMAMFIAQEIETIHYQRDDEN; the protein is encoded by the exons ATGAAGCCgtgcgaggaggaggaggaggggggagcgggggcggcggcgggcggcggggaccCCTGGAAGGAGTGCGCGGAGGTGGCGGCGCAGCTGGCGCGGCGCGCCGGGCAG ATTATTAGGAAAGCTctaacagaggaaaaacaagtaTCTACAAAGACATCTGCAGCAGATCTCGTGACAGAAACAGATCATTTTGtggaaaatttaattatttctgttctgaaagaGAAGTTTCCCTCCCACAG GTTTATTGCAGAAGAGTCCACTGCTGCTGGTTCAAAATGTGTCCTCACTGACAGTCCAACCTGGATTATTGACCCTGTTGATGGAACGTGCAACTTTGTGCACAG atttCCAACAGTGGCAGTGAGCATTGGATTTGCTGTTAACAAAGAG CTTGAATTTGGTGTAATTTACCACTGCACTGAAGAACGGTTATACACTGGTAGAAGAGGTCAAGGGGCATTTTGTAATGACAAAAGGCTTCAGGTATCAAAAGAGACAG ATATCTCGAAGGCCttaattttaacagaaattgGTCCAAAACGTGACCCTGCAACTCTGAAGTTGTTCCTTGGTAATATTGAGAGATTGCTCAAGGCCCAAGCGCACGG GGTCCGTGTCATTGGGAGCTCGACCCTGGCTCTATGCCACTTGGCATCCGGTGCGGCAGATGCCTACTACCAGTTTGGGTTACACTGCTGGGACTTGGCAGCGGCAACTATCATTATCAGAGAGGCAGGCGGCACTGTGATAGACACTTCAG GGGGACCTCTGGATCTTATGTCCTGCCGAGTGATTGCTGCGGGCACCAGGGAGATGGCTATGTTCATAGCTCAGGAAATAGAAACTATTCACTACCAACGGGatgatgaaaattaa